AGAATTTGTACAAACATTTTTGAATTCAAAAGAAAATCCTTTTAAAAATGAAATATTAAAGATGATCAAAATTCAAAACTTTGGTCAATTATTACAATTACTTGGCACGATCCCTTATGAAGACAAAGGGAAAACAATTCTGTTAGAAAAAGTCAAAAACAAACGATATAAATTTTTAATCGACCTAGTCCAAACCTCTACAAGCTAAAGGATCATTCTTTTTTCGTTTTGATGTCAATTTTTTGGTATTGTTTTGATTTTAAAATATCTGTTACCGCAACGAAGGTCCCGAACTCGGTATGTTGCTCCACTTCCAGGCTCACGCTCGAATTTGGATCAGAATTAATCTCTAAGGTGTTTGATAATGTTTGAATATCCATTTTAGTATCATTTTGATACAATTCACCATTCGATTTGATTTGGATTTTGATCGTATGAGTTTCATTACCAAATTGATTTGTTTTTGATTTTGGTAAATCCAATGAAATATTGGATGTTGGTTCAGTGAATGAAACAGCTAACATTAGAAAGATGAGAAGAATAAACAAAACATCAATCAAACTACTGATATCAATGGATGATTCTTGTTTTGGTTTTCTGACTTTCATTGGAGTTTGGTATGGTCTTTGATGATCAATTCAGAGATGTATCGAATTTTGTTTTCAATCACTCTGTGAAAAAACAATGAAGGGATAGCGACAAGTAATCCAACAATGGTAGTGTTCAATGCATCTTTGATTCCACCCGCAAGTATCTCTAAACTTACCTTCCCTTGCGCTTCCATTTCACCAAAGGCGGTGTTGATCCCAATCACAGTTCCGAGTAATCCGAGTAACATGGATAAGGAAGCAATGGTGGGAAACCAGCTAGCGATTCGTTCTAATGGAGAAAAAAACAAATCCAATTCTTCTTCATTTGGCAGATTGGGGAAATAGGTTTTTCTTGTTTCCTTCCGTTCCAAATTACGAAAACCCAAGAACAATCGAAAAAAATATGCATAGGAAATCAGCGAAAAAGCAAAAAGAAGAATAAAAATCAAAATTGCGGGAATTGAAAATGTCCAATTCATGGATGTATTGACCTCTATGAACCAATACAAACTGCCTTCCCAAGAAAAGAAACCGGAATATGTAAGAAAGAACTTTGATGGGATCGCCAAAGCCTATGACAGATTCAATGATTGGAATAGTTTTTTCCTCCATCGCCTGTGGAAAGATTGGGTGGTAAAAGAAGCCAAAAAAGCCGTCCCTGGGGCAAAATCGGCGCTTGATCTTTGTTGTGGCACAGGAGACATCACATCCCGGCTCTCTCAAGATCCAAATTTAGAAACCGTAGTTGGACTTGATTTTTCTGAACAAATGTTGTCATTTGCCTTCCCCAAGGTGAATGGGAAAAGTCATGTCAACCTCCTTGTGGGAGACGCCATGGACTTAAAACAATTTAAGAACGAAAGTTTTGACATCGTGACCATGGGTTTTGGCCTTCGGAATGTCTCTGATTTAAACAAATGCCTATTAGAAATCAAACGAGTGTTAAAGAAAGGGGGAGTGTTTGTGAACTTGGATGTCGGGCGAGTGAGGCCAAAATTCCTTAAATTCTTTGCTGATGTTTACTTTTTCCAAATTGTCCCGCTCTTTGGGTATTTACTTTACGGAAAACAAAACGAAATGTTTGATTACCTACCTCATTCTTCCAAAAGTTACCCTGACCAAGAAACTCTGGCTCAAATATTAACAGACTTGGGTTTCCAAGAAGTCCGATTTCAGAATTTTGTGTTTGGAAATGCAGTGGCTCATGTCGCCAAAAAGGGTCTTTGATGCTTTTTTAAGCAATTATGTCTGATCGAGTGGGAAACTTGTACTTTTTTTTGAATTCTGTTCGTACATCTACCCAGAAATCCCATGGATTTCCCTAATTTTTTTCAAAAGAACGTTGATTATTTTCAGTATTTGTCGTTTAATCCCCTATACAGGTAGGAAAAAAATATGAATCGATGGATCATTCTTTTGGTGCTTCCTCTATTTCTTGCGGATTGTTCCAATAAGAAAAAAGGAATGTTATTACTCCCCTTTTTAGGGCTCGGAGACGGCGCGACACAAGCGACAACTGCATCTGCAAATGACGGAGATGGAACCTTTACAGTTGTTGGACTTGAAACCACTGACCCAAACCAAGTGGCTACCCCAGAAACTAACTCTGGCTCGGGTGACACAAACACTTCGGAAACACCTTCCGTTGTCACACCGACTCCCACTCCACAAGCGCCTCCAACGCCTGCACCAACCACCGTAAACAATGAAACGACTACCACTGTCGTTGACCAAACAAACGGTGAAGACTTTAATTTTGAAACCAATATTACCGTTCCCGTCACAGTGGTGGTTGAAAATGAATCTGGTCCTGTTGTGAACGCTCCAGTGACTGTAACCGAATCTGTGACTACGGGAGAACCTAACGTAGTGGGTGTAGGAACGACTGATGGAAATGGATCTGTAACGATCCCAATCAGTGTCCCTCCCACAGTCGTCACTGTTGATATCAGCATTGTTGGTGTGAACCCAACGACTGGTGAAGTGGAAGAAATCGTAGGATCAGCTCCAGTACAACAACCTGCGACAGGATCAGAAGGAACTGTTGTTGTGGCACCTGTTATCAATGTGGATACAACCAATTTCCAACCGGTGAATGGTTGTGTGCAAGCGGTTGACTCTGATTGTGATGGAATTGCTAACAATTTTGATGAATTCCCAGATGACCCAAGCCTAGCAGCCATTGCTCGGTCTGGTCGTTACACAATTGCATTTGAGGACATGTTCCCTTCTGCAGGAGATGCTGACTTAAATGACCACTCAACAGTATTTAGCACTGAGATGGACAAAACTCCATCAAACAAGGTTAAGACGATCCGTGGAACATACACTCACGTTGCAAAGGGTGCAGGTTACAATCATGAGTTGAGACTATCACTTGATGTTCCAACCAATGCAACTGTCCAAGTGAGTTATGTGGATGGACAAGGAAATCCTTGGAATGGATGTGCTTCCGCATCTAAATACACTGCAAACACGGCAGGAGATTGTACTGGCGGAACACTCACATCTGTACAACTCAAACGAGGGGTATTACTCCTCCCAAGCTCAGACAAAACATTGTTTGGTAGTAAAAACGCTCCAAAAGCTGGATCCACATTTACTATCAATGACTTTGTTCGTGGTGTAACAGCGCAAGTAACAATTACATTTGAAGAACCAGTGGATTTGAATGCTACGAAAAACCTAGTTGGGGGTCACCTTAACTACTTCCTAGCCATCAACCAAAAAACAGATGGTGTGTTTAGACAAATCTACCGTCCAGGTTACTTCAAAGATGCAAAAGGAAAAGATGCATTCCTAGATAAAAACGGTTTCCCTTGGGCCATCATTGTTCCAGGTGTATTTAACCACCCAACAGAAGGAGATGACATTAGAAAACCATCTACATCTGGTTATATCTTCTTCAATTCTTG
This Leptospira biflexa serovar Patoc strain 'Patoc 1 (Paris)' DNA region includes the following protein-coding sequences:
- a CDS encoding ubiquinone/menaquinone biosynthesis methyltransferase — protein: MNQYKLPSQEKKPEYVRKNFDGIAKAYDRFNDWNSFFLHRLWKDWVVKEAKKAVPGAKSALDLCCGTGDITSRLSQDPNLETVVGLDFSEQMLSFAFPKVNGKSHVNLLVGDAMDLKQFKNESFDIVTMGFGLRNVSDLNKCLLEIKRVLKKGGVFVNLDVGRVRPKFLKFFADVYFFQIVPLFGYLLYGKQNEMFDYLPHSSKSYPDQETLAQILTDLGFQEVRFQNFVFGNAVAHVAKKGL
- a CDS encoding ExbD/TolR family protein, translating into MKVRKPKQESSIDISSLIDVLFILLIFLMLAVSFTEPTSNISLDLPKSKTNQFGNETHTIKIQIKSNGELYQNDTKMDIQTLSNTLEINSDPNSSVSLEVEQHTEFGTFVAVTDILKSKQYQKIDIKTKKE
- a CDS encoding LruC domain-containing protein — protein: MNRWIILLVLPLFLADCSNKKKGMLLLPFLGLGDGATQATTASANDGDGTFTVVGLETTDPNQVATPETNSGSGDTNTSETPSVVTPTPTPQAPPTPAPTTVNNETTTTVVDQTNGEDFNFETNITVPVTVVVENESGPVVNAPVTVTESVTTGEPNVVGVGTTDGNGSVTIPISVPPTVVTVDISIVGVNPTTGEVEEIVGSAPVQQPATGSEGTVVVAPVINVDTTNFQPVNGCVQAVDSDCDGIANNFDEFPDDPSLAAIARSGRYTIAFEDMFPSAGDADLNDHSTVFSTEMDKTPSNKVKTIRGTYTHVAKGAGYNHELRLSLDVPTNATVQVSYVDGQGNPWNGCASASKYTANTAGDCTGGTLTSVQLKRGVLLLPSSDKTLFGSKNAPKAGSTFTINDFVRGVTAQVTITFEEPVDLNATKNLVGGHLNYFLAINQKTDGVFRQIYRPGYFKDAKGKDAFLDKNGFPWAIIVPGVFNHPTEGDDIRKPSTSGYIFFNSWMHSKGVAHKDWYLHVDQIPAPNRPSYVVRVSDFYTDNGFTAYLIKAVRKNALEVSASLIVVGAALGFLMKRKMGNPKAA
- a CDS encoding MotA/TolQ/ExbB proton channel family protein — its product is MGFRNLERKETRKTYFPNLPNEEELDLFFSPLERIASWFPTIASLSMLLGLLGTVIGINTAFGEMEAQGKVSLEILAGGIKDALNTTIVGLLVAIPSLFFHRVIENKIRYISELIIKDHTKLQ